Genomic window (Tachysurus fulvidraco isolate hzauxx_2018 chromosome 20, HZAU_PFXX_2.0, whole genome shotgun sequence):
CCCTATCTTTGCTAATAATCCACGAGAACTACGAGCATTCCTTGAGCACATGATTAATGTGGAACCATTTTCACCTCAAGGAGTGTACGATACGCTGCTTGAGCTTCGGCTGCAGGACTGGGCCCATGAACAGGATCCTGAGGTAAACACAATGTATtagtgatatacagtacatcatattTGCTTTTTACCAGATTACCAATCCCTGTAAACCAAATGTTGCTACTGTATaatgttgtaaataaaagacttctttttttattctcaccCAGAAAAAGAAACACCTGCAGGGGTCAGCATTGTTACTGCTGACGACTGAAAACACTGTGTTTGATAAAGCGCTTGTGCTCTGCCAAATGCACAACTTTAAAGAAGGAGTGCTCTACCTGTATGAGAAGGGCAAACTGTATGTAATACCATAACACTTATGCAGTTCTGTATATTTTCTTATTCTGTTAGGAGAAAATATGACAGGGATGGTTAATGTCTTATcagtcctttttttcttctttttgttatttCGTGATTGTGCTCCACTATATACAGCAGCTTGTTTAAACTTTCAAATAGACAAACTGAACAGACAGTAGCACTAGTTTTGATCATCCGGATGTATTTCTGTAGGTACCAGCAGATCATGCACTACCACATGCAGAATGAGGAGTACCCTAAAGTGGTCGAGGCATGTAAGCGATATGGTGATCAGGAAGTGTGCTTGTGGGAACAGGCCTTGGGCTACTTTGCACGCAAAGAAGAAGACTGCAAGGCATACATTAGCGAGGTTCTACATCATATAGATCAAAATAACCTTATGCCACCACTGCTGGGTAAGTTTCCACTAAGCACATACATTGTACTTTATAATCTGATTTTCACACCTTTTAGGTGTTGCACACAACTTGCAAAAATGATTTGCATCTTGATTTATTTGTAGATACTTTACCAACTTGTATGGTACCCTATGCCATCATAAAACTCAGCTCAGCGAAATGCGGttcttaatttatatttatcaggGCCTAAACAGTTGTGTGGTGCTCACCAACTggtgacaaacaaaaaaattaacctCATAtgacaacacaaaaaacatcaGATTTCAGTATGAAGTttgttttccacaaaaaaataaacattctggAACCAGGTGAGGGGGCAAAAATAAGTACACAAAAATGGAGGTCAAAGTCCAAACCCGAAAAAAACAAATGCCCTTAAACATCAATCAATGAATTGTTGTACAAAAGAGCAGGCAAACAATGAGAGAAAAATTCTTAAGGAAAATGTTTAcatcaggattttttttccctaccTGGTTTGTGAATGATGTTTTCCTGTGTACAAGGAAGCAACCTCTAATGTCCctaaatacaaaatgtttagCTGTAAATTCTACTAAATGTATGAATTATTCAGGTattgatctttctttcttttttcttggttTCAGTGGTACAGACACTGGCCCATAACTCCACTGCAACACTGTCAGTGATCAAAGATTATCTGATTAACAAACTGCAAAGGGAGAGCAAGCAGATTGAAGAAGATGAGAGGAAGATTCAGCAGTACCGTGAGGAGACTGCACACCTACGCTCTGAGATCCAGGAACTCAGCACCAGGTAACAGTACTAAGGTGTCTTACATTCACACAACTGATTAAACATTATGTCCTCCTCTCATGAAgtttgtttgattattattCTAGAATGATTAATATGAAATGTTCATCCTGTCTCCCTTTCATTTTCCTCACAGTGCAAAGATTTTCCAGAAGACAAAGTGCAGCATGTGTAATAGCCCTCTAGAGTTACCATCGGTGCATTTCCTTTGTGGTCATTCTTTCCATCAGCATTGCTTTGAGAGCTATGCAGAGAGTGAGGCTGAGTGCCCAACATGTACCCCTGAAAACAGGAAGGTGATGGACATGTTACGGGCGCAGGAGCAGAAACGAGATCTGCATGATCACTTTAATAGACAGGTAACGTGATATAAACAGATACATCAAATCAAAATATCATCACACATTTTCCTAATCTTGTGTACCATTTGGTTTTTGGGAATAAAAAGTCTCCCTACATTTATTTGCAGTTGAGGAGTTCTAACGATGGCTTCTCGGTGGTGGCAGATTACTTTGGCCGTGGAGTTTTCAATAAACTGACACTGATAACAGATCCTCCTGGGGGCAAGGCCGGGTCTGGAAGTTTAGAAGCTGATCTACAGAGAGACCTACTCATTCACACTAAAAGAAATGCCTGAAAATCACATTAAATGGAAAGCTAtggtcatttttatttgattatgcTCTTACGACCATGACTGAATTATTGGGCAATGATTAGTTATTACTAAATCCTGTTCTGCTACTCTTGTTCAAAGTACATTGCCCTGTCCTGGTTTTGCAGATGAGTATCATCTGGAAATTCAGGCCCAAACTGGTTTATACCACCACTAATGGTCACTTTAGTATAGCTTTTGAGCAAATATCCCCTTAAAATGCAGCTGCTTGTAACCCCATACTGGGGTAAGCAACATTTTTCATGTTTGTAAATGCACTGTGATTAAAAAacttttggttgttttttatCTTGTATGCATTTAATTTGCACCATATAATGATTAATAGATGTTTCGTAAGCAGTCTGTGCATTTGCTGATTTCTCATTGTTACAAAATGCTGTTCAACAGCCAATATTTGCATTCAGCTTATCAAATTTctggcattaaataaaattcagtGAAGCATATTTTGTTGAAATCTGCagttatttgtcacattttcaaaactggcagtaacttgtctttactTGTAGAAGACCTAATGCATCTGTCTAAATAAAATCGTGTGTGTACGTACATTATATACATGGTTACATGCAACTTTGGTTATAAAGTTCAGTGTAGCAGTATAGCGATTTGAATGCAGCCACAAGCATTGTCGACTCTTTGAACCGACTCTTTCGGAAGAATGTATATTTGTGAGTTTTTGAAGAACAAATGCTTTCATGTTTTTGAGGAAACTTTTGCCAGTGTATCCTATGTACTGTAGAGGTGTTAAATTGTTTAACAGAATGTAGTGTAACAATTTGAATGAATTTAAGCGACAGATGCAGGAGTTTACtgcaaaagaaatgtttttaatcatttaaagcaTAATCTGTTATTACAAAGCATAATCATAATTTGTCCTCCCTCTCCTACTGCTCTCTGACATCCACCTGTATTGTATGAGTGcatcacacttgcaaatttaaTTGTACAAATCAAgaacacatcatttttattttccactgctaacacaaaacattttatactCCAGTTTGATGTGCATCGAGTATTTCAGACCACGGCCAAGACAACTGTTGAAACCTTagaacacacactgttctggTTTCTGGTCGGAATCACAGTTTCTGGTAACTGCTCTTTGGctgttttaaaatgtgtgaaaatggtTAATACTTGTTTCAGCAGCGGAAATGTGTTCACGTGCTTTATAAAATGCAGAAGTTATGCTATAGATCTGTAGAAGCTGAGCAGTAGTATAGGCATCCATCCCATTACTTTTTCATATAAGCTAAATGAAACATAGGCTATATCTTTtggcttgcctacaaagccaaaaatggagcAGCACCCTCTTaactcaaagccctcatcactcctcacactgcacctcgcaccctcagatctaccagcactgctcgactggtcccaccatctctcagggtaagaggtaagtatactacaagactcttttctgttctctcACCAACgtggtgaaatgaacttcccaatagggtccggacagctgagtcactatTTTCAAACAGCGGTTGAAGCCCTACGTAtacaggaaacacttcaactagcacttccttctctgtttgttgcatatatgtttataaaaaaaaaaaaatccagtctCTCTACATCCTGTTCACCTTCTAttcttaataattaaaaaaaaaacaaaaaaaaaactaggttTCAACTCTCTGGACTTCATGAGCTCTTCTCTGAAATCAGATTTATTTGAAAtgctataattattttaatgtcaGACTAAACAACCTCTGATACAATGGATGTATGCAATGGTTTAGTGTCCAGTAGCAAATCTGTTATAATTGTGGTGTGAGAAAAGGCCACTATATTTAAGATTGGTAACTCCTTTTTGTTTATAAGCTCttacacacatcacagcacCTTTACTAcacatttaaacaattaaaacattttcaagatAAAATTGGCATCTGGTTAGTCATGTTATTTTGTTGGGTTTTTATGTTTTGACGTATTCCATTACCAATAGCATGTGTGATATGTAAACATATAATTAAAgacattcttcttttttttcttagtatCGGTCTGTGTGAAACCACATGATGCTGACACTTTGAAAAAGCACTTTCGAAAGAACTGTGCTCATAAACGTCAGTAGTGCAGTAGCAGTGCATTTATCAAATTTTTCACCAAGTTTCATTCTTACCAGAGTACTAAGTGTTATATTTACAATGCCAGGAGTTGACTTTATTATTGAGATATTTCTTCTTCTGACACTTGTTggtaagacttttttttatttcttcatcacttaaacaaaaataaaagataatatCTGTTATAGTTTAGATTAACACATGCTACCAgcattaaaaaccttttttgcAGGCAGGGGGGTTGATGGTGAGACAGTGACTGGAGTGTTACATGAGCGAGTGGAGCTTCGAGGACGTTATGGACAAAATCCAGATGTGGAATCTGTGGAATGGGCTAGCTATACTGTAAATTCAACAAGGAAAGTGTTATATAGCGTTATTAAGGCAGGAAATGTTACATGCTTTTATCGCTgccaaaatatttcttttaatttagaGAATATGAGTCTTATTTTGGATCATATCACAAAGAAAGATGAAGGCAATTATGAGGAGAAAACTCTCTTTAAAAATAAGACCAttctatattttaatatcaCATTATCTGTACCATGTGAGTACCGTATTTAACCTGTACTGCTATTACTGTACCTATATGATTACAATTCTTGGCAGCTGACTTATCCATTATTAACCTAATTTTATATTTTCCATGTAGATTTGAAGCCAAGGATTCTATCTGTATCAAAAATCATtgtctcttcttcttctggctCTCTGACCCTGAAGTGTGAGACCAGCGGGAAGTTTAAGCATCTGCAGTGGTTTAGAAATGGTCTTCCTTTGCCTGATGACCAGAGATTCTCCCTCAGTGATAACAACAAGACCATGGTGGTGTCCAGCCTGACCAGTTCAGACTGTGGCAACTACACCTGCCAAGTATCAAATGCACACAGAACATCAGCAGCGCATGTTATTGTCAGCGGTaagatatttgtgtatttgttataAAGTGCTAAAGCTGAATTCATTCCTGGTGTTTTTAactaaaatttaataaaataaaataaaaacaatttaaaggaTTATAGCTTTTATggacaattttttaataatccCACCGCAGGCTAAATCTGCATACCTGGGGGTTAAAACAACAATATTAATgatgttgttcttgttgtttcaAACAACATATATTAAATTcttaatacatgtttttttctgcttattttgtTTGTAGACAACCAATGATTAGATTGATGTAATTAACACTCCTGGTAAATatcatgtttaatttattttttaaaaatttgattCTAGGTGATGTTTGTGAACCGGTTTCCTGGTTTTGTGAAGAAGTTTAATCTGTGTGAGCAAATATTATGGTAAATATGGCAATCAttataataacaaatatatatatatatatatatatatatatatatatatatatatatatatatatatatatatatatatacactatcaACTATACACTAATCAATTTACCATTTGTATTATAATTTAATGATAcaacaacacatttattttgtggtTAATGTCATACATTTTCATCCTTGACACACAAGGCTCTCTCACAAGGCTGTCGTTCATGTCTATTTCCTCTTGATCCACCAACTTGACACGACTTGACTTCAGGCCAGATTCGTTCAACTATGTGATTCTGAATTTGCAACAAAGGTTCATCAGTCAATCTGTTGTGGTGGTTAATGAAAAATATGTTATGACCCATTTGGGGAAAAATAATTATGCAGAATTCACAGTAAATCTGTAAATGTATCAACCCAGCAGTCATTATgcacatttacacctggtcctCTGCTTAAGGACAATTTTCCCAAATGgaatgtacattaaaaaaaaacaatgtaactAGAATTTAAAGTACTGAATAAAGtccagtgttgttgttgttttttttatttcagcagtTGTTTAATGTTAAGATGTaaccagatttaaaaaaatctgttcttgGCCAAGGTtaattttgattttaatttaatggGATGTTTACCCTAAAATTCCGAAAGCATAGAAATGTAAAGACAGTTTATGTCATGTATgcaagtatacagtatactgctgAAGcaaacaataatagtaataataaaagcagGCATACAATTAGTGTGCAGCTGAAGCATCCACAAAAACTACTGAACTGTATACCCTTGTGGATGAAGTCTGTAAATAAGGCCTTCTCTCCTGATTATGGCGATGAGATGTCGGCAGCTCCTGCATGAAGACTGTCAAATAAAACTCCTTGCCATGATCTACTCGCACCTGGTCCCATATattgggactgagagaaatacattttcgattcttttttgtgtatatactgtacatgtgaaagagttgacaataaagaaaaacttgaacttgaacttgatatACCATATTCCAGGACTGCAGGCCTTTTGGATGAAAAAGTCCATTTTGATAAACTTTTTAAACGTAACTGTTCCAAATCAGAACTGAATAttagcaaggcaccgaaccccccaactgctccccgggcgccgcagcataaatggctgcccactgctccaggtgtgtgttcatggtgtgtgtgtgtgttttcactgctgtgtgtgtgcactttggatgggtcaaatgcagagaacgaattctgagtatggttcaccgtacttagccgtatgtcatgtcacttttttATGTGTATGCAATCCCTTTAGTGTCCACAACAAGACAACAAGGCTGTTACCTGAAAACATCTTCATATATGGCAAGGTTGTTTTTTATAGGCATTGTAGAATGAGCAACAACCTTTTTCCTGAATCCATCAATGGCTAAAACACGGGTGACCCCAAACATAgccagttttttgttttggtccATATGGATCTTATGGCCCATGTAACCATCTTGATATGGTATGGGGCTGAGATTGCGGGCACCCTgaaaaaatagataaacaatGTACTGAAactatttcatatacaaaatcCCATTAGTCCTTTATACACTGCATCGGTTGCAGGTTTTATAAATCTAACAATGCCTATTTGTGTTGTCCCTGTCAAATCCctgtcaaataaattaatataaataattatgatgaataaataaaataaaaattagggTATTTGGTTTGATTATACTATACAAttgtgtaagtttttttttaatcttagaCAAGCTAAGTAACTGCCAAACAaccatataaaaatacacattagcTCATAGTTGGAATTttgataatgtaaaatattaatgttgagACAGTATATACCTTGACGTCCGGAAGTCTAGATTATAACAAATTAACATGATTTCCACTTTCCAATACCAGCTGATATATGTTTATCATGCCATTAGACAGTGCAgcatgtgtatgtctgtgttaaGGGATTTGTCACTGTTGTAAGGGGAGTCCCATCAAACTTAAGCCATTTTCAGCGCAAAATCTCCTCACATTTTTTGCAGAACATcctctacccccccccccccccatttcgTGTGATATCCGCGCATAGATTTCTGCAGATGACAGGCCTTGTTTTGCCATATCTAATATCATAACTGTGTACCAAAAGACATTTTAGTCTGGGCTATAGCAACATTGGCACAATCTCAAATTTGGCGCTCTTGTCATGTAAATGACCACATCCGGTCTCGGAATATAAAAAACGggcctttttttgtttctgttttctggtgattgtatttttttgttattcgaaatataaaatgaaaatcaaaccatttttaaaattttactcaTCCGTTTTTGaccatgaaaaagaaaaacgcGTTGTATTTCAattgtaatttttgtattttaaaacgaAAATCAAATAGCCactccttttttgttttttaatacccGTTTCTAAATGGAAAGTCGAATGACCAAAAGATACACGGACCCTAAAGCAGTGAAATCtcattattcttattaccagagttgatagcacaaacaaaatattaatgcaaacaatccattcaatactaaataaaaataacatttattgatttgggcTTTGTCtcgtgaatattttttttaaattaatgactgcattcattggacacactgttcgtagagaatgcacacatacatgaactgatttgattcaagactggcttcattacatcatgcataacattttggtgtccacttttgccattttaaataataccataacttttggcttactatgcagtcatataatatataatataaaactcttcttgttttaaattctcactgagggctaaaccccctaaagatgaaatcctagaaccgcccctgagaGGCATGTCATCAAAAACctttattgaaacaaacacattggaCTCAAACAACAACAGGGTAATCAACATCAGTTAAGTACAGAACAGCAGCTGGTTCCCAAAGTTCTTTGAGTCAGTGCATGCTCTTCTTGGCCTGAATATCAGCCCTGCAAACTCTGTTAGCTCATGGTATTTGGGTGCACATAGCTTACAGCGCATGCgcaatgatttatttttccatccAACCATTTCACAAAATTCTTCCAAGCCAGGGATGTGTAAGGGTTGGAGTTAGTTGGTCTTCCTGGCTATACCAACTTCCTCGCTGGTGCTGGTTGTTGAGACATTTGGTTTGAGTTTTGAGCCTCTGCCATGGACACCTTCGCACTTGGCTCCGTCTGCTATATGTCCAGCGTTGGGTAACTGAAGTGTGACGTGATTTGTGTCATGTGCAGGTGCGATCGGTTACGTACAAATACACCAATAGGGTGTCGGAATGGTATATGTTTATACTTCTCATCCAACCACAATCAAATTCACTCTATCCGGATGGCACGATTTATcttagtagatttttttttaatgaaaacaagCCGGTGGAATGAACTAGGAGTAACGAGggtaatttttaaaatgtaaggagtagaaagtacagataattgtgtgaaaatgtaaggagtagaagtaaaaagtctgctaaaaaataattactccattaaagtacagatactcaaaatttctacttaagtaagggaatgaagtatttgtacttcgttacttGACACCTCTGGTAGCGgcacatcatcacacagcttACATGGAGAGGTCTGAGCGACAAAAGGTAACATTACTGCAAATACATTTCAggtttcttttatgttttttacatTGACCTGAACAACCACGCTGCTGTCTaatttttaaatcttatttgaCAAAGTTTCAACCAACTAACAGTTTATTTTGCTTATAACTAAGTTAGCTATCGAGCCAGCTATCAATGTTGGCTAACTGTTAGTAGCGAGTGTGTTAGCTGGCTAGTTTGTCTCTGAGACGTAACGCTAgagcagtaaataaaaagtcttACATGTGTAATGGGGTAGAAGGTGTAGGGCTACATATCGGGTGGACTACAAATCCCAGGAGTCAAGAGAGTATAAAAGGAAGTCAAACTTGGTGACTTTCTCTTTGTGTACCATGTGCTAAGAAAAGCTGTTTGATGTTTTTGAAGGCTGTGTTATAGCAGATGAAAAGACCAATTGATTAATGAACAGTGTAGTAGCCTAGAACTGAATTGTAAAGTGTCCTCATGGGAGTTGTGTTGAGTGGTGCCTCTGAGaaataaagatatatttaaGAGTACAGATGATGCATGACTGCTGTTTACTTTTATCGAAAGCATTGATGGCCTAATGGTTGCTTGAGAAATGACTTTAAATGTTGAATTGGGTTTGGTATTTTGAAGTGGCaaagtgatttattttggagagttttgtttggttatttgttttcttgtttttcatttatcttgGACCAACTAATGACCGTGGGGTTTCCTTTACCTTATATATGTGGTGTACTCTGTTAATGTGGGGGGAAACAACTTGTAGTGGTTTGAGGTTATGATTTACTCTTGCTGTGGAGTGCAGATTgaatgggtttttttgtttgatttgtaaTTTGAGTGTGCATTTATTTGCAGAGCAGCAACTACCATTAGAAAGGATTGGGAATcctgcagtgttgtataaagtactagaaagcaatacttgagtaaaagtacaagtatcgtactagaaaaagactttggtagaagtgaaagttacctttcagaatattacttaagtaaaagtcttaaagtatctgagatatactgtacttaagtatcaaaagtaattttctgatatttaatgtacttaagtatttgaagtaaaagtaaaatttcagtgattttcggtaggcataagaggcacttcatccagtaggaagaatctttcattccaatgtacagaaacatttcttgcaaatacggccacgggtgtataacaTTATCTACTTCACCCTGTTCACTGAGTTCATcactatcgtcggggtggtGGTCTATGATAACGCGAGGTTCACCAataggtgcttccatggcggtttcagttgtgcttcctcctcctttggcaacattacgctgaaatagagcgtgtggacgtgcgtaatgcaatctaggagcagtgattcgccaaacctcccttattgc
Coding sequences:
- the LOC113644656 gene encoding HEPACAM family member 2-like → MPGVDFIIEIFLLLTLVALKTFFAGRGVDGETVTGVLHERVELRGRYGQNPDVESVEWASYTVNSTRKVLYSVIKAGNVTCFYRCQNISFNLENMSLILDHITKKDEGNYEEKTLFKNKTILYFNITLSVPYLKPRILSVSKIIVSSSSGSLTLKCETSGKFKHLQWFRNGLPLPDDQRFSLSDNNKTMVVSSLTSSDCGNYTCQVSNAHRTSAAHVIVSGDVCEPVSWFCEEV